One Nitrospira sp. DNA window includes the following coding sequences:
- a CDS encoding cation-translocating P-type ATPase — protein MAERGRVEEGTKSPPRWFARSAGELGQELGVSLSEGLTQSEALRRLAAHGSNELPEAPPPSPWNIFQAQFTSLIVWVLIGAAVISGLLGEWIDTGAILAIVLLNALLGFLQEYRAEQSLAALKTLAVTHARVIRDGMRSSLSSRELVPGDLIDVEAGDRVPADARLIQVASLRTQEAALTGESTSVEKVDEPLAEGELPLADQRNMLFLGTTVTGGKGRALVVATGIETELGRIATLMTTVPVEPTPLQRRLEQFGHVLLLLSLGIVAVVFALGLWRGEQVFNMFLTAVSLAVAAIPEGLPAIVTTTLALGVMRMVKRHALIRRLPAVETLGAATVICTDKTGTLTKNEMTVTRLYVDGLVYDVTGEGYVPQGEIVGGDPRKGGLQDLLMSALLCNGASLKEVNGSWTVVGDPTEGALLVAGAKAGLRKEALEPVHPFVAEIPFDSDRKMMTVVRRSGAEWVAYVKGAPDLLLSRCSDYLTTSGEARPLTGETRDQIAAVNRQFARQALRVVGLAQRRLGPTPVTVQADVVEQRLVFIGLAAMKDPLRPEAKAAVELCRSAGITTVMITGDHKETALAIAREAGFPSGPAQALSGLELNALTDADLAGRVQDLSVYARVSAEHKLRIVKAWRARGAIVAMTGDGVNDAPALREADIGIAMGMTGTDVTKEASDMVVTDDNFASIAAAVEEGRSIYDNIRKAVHYLLSCNLSEVLVMLGSTLVGWPLPLLPVQILWINLVTDGFPALALAVDPADPDAMKRPPRDPQAKLLDRERMLAVGLQGSVMALTTLVVFWVALSVWEDDVSSARTMTFTTLVLVQLLHSFSCRHERYSLFRIGVTSNRALVAAVSLSALLQVGILLTPWGLEIFRLVPLRGDEWWLMVGLGVLPFAAMELWKAWSRMRGS, from the coding sequence ATGGCAGAGCGCGGCAGGGTTGAGGAGGGCACAAAAAGCCCGCCACGGTGGTTCGCCCGTTCCGCTGGAGAACTTGGGCAGGAACTTGGCGTCTCTCTGTCCGAAGGCCTGACCCAATCTGAAGCCCTGCGCCGTCTGGCGGCCCATGGTTCCAATGAACTCCCCGAAGCCCCGCCGCCCTCCCCCTGGAACATCTTTCAGGCGCAATTTACCAGCCTGATTGTCTGGGTCCTCATCGGTGCCGCCGTCATTTCCGGGCTCTTGGGCGAATGGATCGATACCGGCGCCATCCTTGCCATCGTCCTGTTGAACGCGCTCCTGGGATTCCTCCAGGAATACCGAGCCGAACAGTCTCTGGCGGCCTTGAAAACCTTGGCCGTCACCCATGCGCGGGTGATTCGAGACGGCATGCGCAGTTCACTCTCGTCTCGTGAACTGGTGCCTGGCGACCTCATCGATGTGGAGGCCGGCGATCGTGTCCCGGCCGACGCGCGGCTCATTCAGGTCGCATCGTTACGTACACAGGAAGCGGCGCTGACGGGCGAATCCACTTCGGTCGAAAAGGTCGATGAGCCTCTGGCCGAGGGCGAACTTCCCCTGGCCGATCAGCGGAACATGTTGTTTCTGGGGACGACGGTCACGGGAGGGAAGGGGCGGGCGCTCGTCGTTGCGACCGGCATTGAAACAGAGTTGGGCCGGATCGCGACGCTGATGACGACCGTCCCGGTCGAGCCGACGCCGTTACAGCGGCGGTTGGAACAATTCGGCCATGTGCTGTTGCTGTTGTCACTCGGGATTGTCGCCGTCGTGTTTGCCCTGGGACTGTGGCGAGGCGAGCAGGTCTTCAACATGTTTTTGACGGCCGTCAGCCTGGCAGTCGCGGCGATTCCGGAAGGATTGCCGGCGATCGTGACGACGACGTTGGCGCTCGGCGTGATGCGCATGGTGAAGCGGCATGCCCTCATCCGCCGATTACCGGCCGTCGAAACGCTCGGAGCTGCGACGGTGATCTGTACCGACAAGACCGGAACCCTGACGAAAAACGAAATGACGGTCACGCGCCTCTACGTCGACGGGCTGGTGTACGACGTGACAGGGGAAGGGTATGTACCGCAGGGCGAGATCGTCGGCGGTGATCCTCGGAAGGGCGGCTTGCAGGATCTCCTGATGAGCGCGTTGTTGTGTAACGGCGCCTCACTCAAGGAGGTGAACGGAAGTTGGACGGTGGTGGGCGATCCGACGGAAGGCGCTTTACTGGTGGCGGGAGCCAAGGCAGGATTGCGGAAGGAGGCGTTGGAGCCGGTACATCCCTTCGTGGCGGAAATTCCCTTCGACTCCGATCGTAAGATGATGACGGTTGTGCGGCGTTCAGGAGCGGAATGGGTGGCCTATGTGAAGGGCGCGCCGGATCTGTTGCTTAGCCGTTGCAGCGACTACCTGACGACCAGCGGCGAGGCGCGACCCCTGACCGGCGAGACTCGTGACCAGATTGCGGCGGTCAATCGGCAGTTCGCTCGGCAGGCGCTGCGTGTCGTCGGGCTGGCGCAGCGGCGGCTCGGTCCGACACCGGTGACGGTCCAGGCCGATGTCGTTGAGCAGCGGTTGGTCTTCATCGGTTTGGCTGCCATGAAAGATCCCCTGCGCCCGGAAGCCAAAGCGGCGGTGGAGCTGTGCCGATCGGCTGGGATTACCACGGTAATGATTACCGGCGACCACAAGGAGACGGCCCTGGCGATTGCGCGTGAGGCGGGCTTTCCGAGCGGACCGGCCCAGGCCCTGTCCGGCTTGGAGTTGAACGCATTGACCGATGCCGACTTGGCGGGGCGGGTCCAGGATCTCTCCGTCTACGCGCGGGTCTCGGCGGAACACAAGCTCAGGATCGTCAAGGCTTGGCGCGCGCGAGGAGCGATCGTCGCCATGACCGGGGACGGGGTGAATGATGCGCCGGCGTTGCGGGAAGCGGATATCGGCATCGCCATGGGAATGACTGGGACGGATGTGACGAAGGAAGCGTCGGACATGGTCGTGACCGACGACAACTTCGCCTCGATCGCCGCCGCGGTCGAGGAGGGCCGGAGCATCTACGACAACATCCGCAAGGCCGTGCACTATCTCCTGTCCTGCAATCTGAGCGAGGTGTTGGTGATGTTGGGAAGCACGTTGGTGGGCTGGCCATTGCCGCTGCTGCCGGTCCAGATTCTGTGGATCAACCTGGTGACAGACGGATTTCCAGCCTTGGCTCTGGCGGTCGATCCGGCGGACCCTGATGCCATGAAACGGCCGCCGCGAGATCCTCAGGCCAAGTTGCTGGATCGGGAACGAATGTTGGCGGTAGGCCTGCAGGGGAGCGTGATGGCGCTGACGACCTTGGTGGTGTTCTGGGTCGCCCTGTCCGTCTGGGAAGATGATGTCTCGTCGGCGCGGACCATGACCTTCACGACACTCGTGTTGGTCCAGCTCCTCCACTCATTCAGCTGCCGCCACGAACGGTATTCTTTGTTCCGGATCGGCGTGACGAGCAATCGGGCATTGGTGGCCGCGGTGTCGCTCTCCGCCCTCCTGCAGGTGGGAATTCTATTGACCCCCTGGGGGCTGGAAATTTTCAGACTCGTCCCGCTTCGAGGCGACGAGTGGTGGTTGATGGTGGGACTCGGAGTCCTACCCTTCGCGGCCATGGAATTGTGGAAGGCATGGAGCAGAATGAGAGGGAGCTGA
- a CDS encoding Sensory box histidine kinase/response regulator, whose amino-acid sequence MACSAQLSDRPQYDPQVLLNSQSVIVSVIDPATHAVQFQNRTCLDTFGDIAGANCYEKIAANSAPCKFCRMPDAVTSEGVVSEEVEMPNGRHLVIHWAKAPTTDGRVHVVETIVDMTKHKQAEQGLRQSQKMEALGRLAAGIAHDFNNLLMVVTGHAQRVMQQLGTHPCRHEIEVIGQAGSRAAALTKKLLTFSRRQVLEQREVPLNTLIREMEDILRRLIGEQIQTVIVLDPQAGHVLGDSVQIEQVLLNLALNARDAMAEGGILTIETGNVDLDEAYVRTHPGAVPGPYVKIVVEDTGCGIDAETLAHIFEPFFSTKESGKGTGLGLATVYGIVKENRGYIDVTSQPARGSRFTVMLPRVPKQMAEVEPVAASRPLPTNRATVLLVEDDEGIRRLVAAVLRDQGYEVLEAADGVEALQMLQVRKGGCDLLITDVILPRMKAAVLAQGAKTMLPQIKVLYISGYAGDMLVAHGVDAQAAYLQKPFLPQVLIEKVAELLVPVRLS is encoded by the coding sequence ATGGCCTGTTCCGCACAGTTGTCCGACCGCCCTCAGTACGATCCGCAGGTGTTGCTGAATTCACAGTCGGTCATCGTGTCGGTGATCGATCCTGCGACCCATGCCGTGCAGTTTCAAAACCGGACCTGTCTGGACACATTCGGCGATATTGCGGGCGCCAACTGTTACGAGAAGATTGCGGCCAACAGCGCCCCCTGTAAATTTTGCCGCATGCCCGACGCCGTGACCAGCGAGGGAGTGGTGTCGGAGGAGGTGGAGATGCCGAACGGCCGCCATCTCGTGATCCATTGGGCCAAGGCCCCGACCACCGACGGGCGCGTCCATGTCGTTGAAACGATCGTCGACATGACGAAACACAAACAGGCCGAACAGGGGTTGCGGCAGTCGCAAAAGATGGAGGCGCTCGGGCGTCTGGCGGCAGGCATTGCGCATGACTTCAATAATCTGCTCATGGTCGTGACGGGCCATGCGCAGCGGGTTATGCAGCAGTTGGGGACGCACCCTTGCCGCCATGAGATCGAGGTGATCGGCCAGGCGGGCTCCAGGGCTGCGGCCCTGACGAAGAAGTTGTTGACGTTCAGCCGCCGTCAGGTGCTGGAACAACGGGAGGTGCCTCTCAACACGTTGATCCGCGAGATGGAGGACATCCTGCGGCGTCTGATCGGGGAACAGATCCAGACGGTCATCGTGCTCGATCCCCAGGCCGGGCACGTGTTGGGAGACTCCGTACAAATCGAGCAGGTGCTCCTCAATCTGGCTCTCAATGCACGTGATGCCATGGCGGAGGGGGGTATCCTGACGATCGAGACGGGCAATGTCGATCTGGACGAGGCCTACGTTCGCACTCACCCCGGGGCTGTGCCGGGTCCCTACGTCAAGATTGTGGTGGAGGACACAGGCTGTGGGATCGATGCCGAGACCCTGGCGCATATCTTCGAGCCGTTCTTCAGCACGAAGGAATCAGGCAAGGGAACCGGTTTGGGGTTGGCCACGGTATATGGCATCGTGAAGGAGAACCGTGGCTATATCGATGTGACCAGTCAGCCGGCGCGTGGTTCGCGGTTCACCGTCATGTTGCCGAGGGTTCCGAAGCAGATGGCGGAGGTCGAGCCTGTGGCTGCCTCTCGGCCCCTTCCGACCAATCGCGCCACCGTGCTCCTGGTCGAAGATGATGAGGGTATCAGGCGGCTGGTGGCGGCCGTTCTCCGTGATCAGGGGTATGAAGTGTTGGAGGCGGCGGACGGCGTCGAAGCCTTGCAAATGCTCCAAGTTCGAAAGGGCGGTTGCGACCTGCTGATCACGGATGTGATCTTGCCGAGAATGAAGGCGGCCGTACTGGCGCAGGGGGCGAAGACGATGCTGCCTCAGATCAAGGTGCTCTATATTTCCGGCTATGCCGGAGATATGTTGGTGGCTCACGGGGTGGATGCCCAGGCCGCCTATCTCCAAAAACCGTTCCTTCCACAGGTACTCATCGAAAAGGTTGCTGAACTCCTTGTGCCTGTTCGCCTGTCATAG
- a CDS encoding Cation transport ATPase, whose translation MVNGRAFWAVPVDDLLLEFRTTREGLSRVEAEQRQAAFAPARLKPQRDNRPLRLLLGQFRSPIILMLLFAAGVSFFLAEGSDALIILGIILAGALLSFWQEYSAAQAVAGLLAMVQVTAQVWRDGVLCDVPVDEIVPGDVVELSAGSSLPGDARLLEAKDLFVDEATLTGESYPVEKSTATLAASTPLQKRTNSVFLGTHVVSGRARALVLSVGKETEFGLVAHRLQARPPETDFERGVRRFGYLLLEVTLLLVFSIFAVNVYLQRPVLESFLFSMALAVGLTPQLLPAIISVNLSHGARRMAQQKVVVKRLASIENFGSMNVLCSDKTGTLTEGSMRLHAALNLDGRPSEKVLLLAHLNATFETGFPNPLDEALRRHRSFDLTGYRKLDEEPYDFVRKRLSILVATPQTHLLITKGAVESLLALCLDAEQADGTLVPIDRATAAVRQLVQTLSEQGFRTIGLACRDMGATDVVSKAQETAMTFLGLLVFADPPKTGIADTIAALKGLGVSLKMVTGDQALVAASVGRQVGLANPHLLTGSDLRGMSDDALRKRACDVDIFAEIEPNQKDRIILALRASGNVVGYLGDGINDAPALHAADVGISVDSAVDVAKEAADLVLLEHDLSVLLQGVREGRMTFANTLKYVFMATSANFGNMFSMAGASLFLPFLPLLPKQILLTNVLTDIPEMTIATDRVDHELIDRPRRWDIPFIRRFMLTFGFVSSIFDYLTFGLLLWVLHSTTGQFRTGWFVESVLSASLIVLVIRTRRPCHTSRPSSTLLLATLLTGLVTLLLPMTPVGTVLGFEPLPAIFWLALAGILSAYVVAAELAKRRFYARGENGGR comes from the coding sequence ATGGTGAATGGACGAGCCTTCTGGGCTGTTCCGGTCGATGATCTGCTCCTTGAATTCAGAACCACGCGCGAGGGGTTGAGCCGTGTCGAGGCTGAACAACGGCAGGCCGCCTTCGCGCCCGCCAGACTGAAACCACAGCGAGACAACCGGCCGCTCAGGTTGCTGCTGGGGCAATTCAGAAGCCCCATCATCCTCATGCTGCTGTTTGCCGCCGGCGTGTCGTTCTTTCTCGCGGAAGGCAGTGATGCGCTGATTATTCTCGGCATCATCCTGGCCGGTGCACTCTTGAGTTTCTGGCAGGAGTACAGTGCGGCTCAAGCGGTGGCCGGGTTGCTGGCCATGGTTCAGGTGACGGCACAGGTTTGGCGGGATGGAGTGCTGTGTGACGTTCCCGTCGATGAGATCGTGCCGGGGGATGTCGTGGAACTTTCCGCCGGATCGAGTCTGCCCGGCGACGCCCGTCTGCTGGAGGCGAAGGATCTGTTCGTCGATGAGGCGACCTTGACGGGGGAAAGCTATCCGGTTGAGAAATCGACCGCGACGCTCGCGGCGTCCACTCCCCTGCAGAAGAGAACGAACAGCGTCTTTCTAGGAACCCATGTCGTGAGCGGCAGGGCGCGCGCGCTGGTCCTCTCCGTGGGCAAGGAGACGGAGTTCGGCCTTGTCGCCCATCGGCTGCAGGCGCGGCCGCCGGAGACGGACTTCGAGCGGGGGGTGCGACGATTCGGCTACCTGTTGCTCGAAGTGACGCTGCTGCTGGTGTTCTCGATTTTTGCCGTCAACGTGTACCTGCAGCGGCCGGTTCTCGAGTCCTTTCTCTTTTCCATGGCCTTGGCGGTCGGTCTGACGCCGCAGCTGTTGCCGGCCATCATCAGCGTCAATCTCTCACACGGCGCCAGACGGATGGCGCAACAGAAGGTCGTCGTCAAACGCCTGGCCTCGATCGAAAACTTCGGCAGCATGAATGTGTTGTGCTCCGACAAGACCGGCACCTTGACGGAAGGCTCTATGCGGCTGCATGCCGCGCTGAATCTCGACGGCCGGCCGAGCGAGAAGGTCTTGCTGCTGGCCCATCTGAACGCGACGTTCGAAACCGGATTCCCGAATCCGCTGGATGAAGCGCTGCGCCGGCACCGGTCGTTCGATCTCACCGGCTACCGCAAACTGGACGAGGAGCCGTATGACTTCGTGCGCAAGCGGCTTTCGATCCTGGTCGCGACCCCGCAGACCCATCTCTTGATTACCAAAGGCGCCGTGGAGAGCCTGTTGGCGTTGTGTCTGGATGCGGAACAGGCGGACGGTACCCTCGTTCCGATCGATCGGGCGACGGCGGCGGTCCGTCAACTGGTTCAGACGTTGAGCGAACAGGGGTTCCGCACCATCGGACTCGCCTGCCGGGACATGGGCGCCACGGATGTTGTCTCCAAGGCGCAAGAAACCGCCATGACGTTTCTGGGGTTGCTGGTGTTTGCCGATCCCCCGAAGACAGGCATCGCCGACACCATTGCGGCCCTCAAGGGGTTGGGGGTTTCATTGAAAATGGTGACGGGCGATCAGGCGCTTGTGGCGGCTTCTGTGGGCCGGCAGGTCGGGCTGGCGAATCCACACCTGCTCACGGGGAGCGACCTGCGCGGCATGAGCGACGACGCGCTGCGCAAGCGCGCCTGCGACGTGGACATCTTCGCGGAAATCGAACCCAATCAAAAGGACCGTATCATTCTTGCGCTTCGAGCGTCCGGGAACGTGGTCGGGTATCTCGGCGACGGCATCAACGACGCCCCGGCGCTTCATGCCGCCGATGTCGGCATCTCCGTGGATAGCGCCGTCGATGTCGCCAAGGAAGCGGCCGATCTCGTCCTGCTGGAGCACGACTTGAGCGTGCTGCTGCAGGGAGTCCGCGAGGGGCGCATGACGTTCGCCAATACGCTGAAGTACGTGTTTATGGCGACCAGCGCGAATTTCGGCAACATGTTCAGCATGGCCGGCGCCTCGCTGTTTCTGCCCTTTCTTCCGTTGCTGCCGAAACAGATCCTCTTGACGAACGTCTTGACGGACATTCCTGAAATGACGATCGCGACCGACCGGGTGGACCATGAACTGATCGATCGCCCTCGGCGGTGGGACATTCCGTTCATTCGACGCTTCATGCTCACGTTCGGGTTCGTCAGTTCCATCTTCGACTACCTCACGTTCGGCCTGTTGTTGTGGGTGCTGCACTCGACGACCGGCCAGTTTCGTACCGGCTGGTTTGTCGAGTCCGTTCTCTCGGCATCGTTGATCGTGCTCGTCATCCGCACGCGCCGGCCTTGCCATACCAGCCGGCCTTCTTCCACCTTGCTGCTCGCGACCCTCCTGACGGGACTTGTCACCCTGCTGTTGCCGATGACCCCGGTTGGAACGGTCTTGGGATTCGAACCGTTGCCGGCGATCTTCTGGCTGGCGCTGGCAGGGATTCTTTCGGCCTATGTCGTCGCGGCAGAGCTGGCCAAGAGGCGGTTCTATGCGAGGGGGGAGAACGGCGGTCGGTGA
- a CDS encoding CzcABC family efflux RND transporter, transmembrane protein, with product MIVSLLEFSLRQRILIIGLACLCAVAGMVAFQSIPIDAYPDVTNVQVQVLTDAPGLSPVEVERFITYPIELQMTGLPGLMEIRSLSKFALSQVTVVFEDDVDVYFARQLVLERMMAVKERLPTGIDPVMAPVTTGLGEIYQYYLEGPHGAADDPALVETELTNQRTLQDWVLRPLLKGVPGVIDVNGLGGFVKQFQVLVDPAKLRKYGLTLHEVYESVEKNNANAGGNVLERHAERAIVRGLGLIKAVPDIESIIVKEAGGTPVFVRDVAEVRIGHAVRHGAAVLNGEREVVTGTVLMLRGGNAREVVQAVKRRVESIRQNALLPEGLTIVPFYDRIELVTAAINTVRDALIEGIVLVTLVFFLFLGHVRSAIVVTASLLVTPLITFLVMQRVGLTANLMTLGGLAIGIGEIADGSLVVVENIYRHLSENRIQQRSRLEVIRRATSEVGRPILFGILIISVVFLPLMTLHGMEGKMFAPLAYALVISLLVSVVVTLTLSPVLASLVLRGDHPEETRLTSWMKARYQPVLRWTLSHPLAVLAGSTAVVLVSLMLLPFVGREFIPILEEGALTPQIVRLPSVSLQESIDIEKQTHRAMLEFPEVRLAVSKIGRPDIAVGPEEPNESDPIVTLKPRDTWTTAHSQSGLVDAIRRRLAEIPGISVLMSQPIQERVDELISGIRTECAVKLFGDDLELLSQHAEAIADLMRTVEGVKDVKVEQVAGQPYLTLDIDRQKIARYGINVSDVQEIITTAVGGKPATQVYEGERRFQLILRFPERSRNSIGAIGDIRVRSASGAPIPLSELAAIDMREGPARISREQAKRRIYIGFNVVGRDIGSVVDEGRRKLAERIRLPQGYTVTWGGAFENMERANARLMFVVPVTLGLVFFLLFWAFHSLRYATLIMLNLPFALIGGVLSLWLSGQYLSVPASIGFIELFGLAVGNGIVLVSYINQLRNGGLHTEAAIMTGCLLRLRPVIMTMMTTLLGLLPLALAQGIGAEVQRPLATVVVGGLFTSTTLTLVVLPALYRSFAEPEMVEEHAPEWV from the coding sequence ATGATCGTCTCGCTGCTGGAATTCTCCCTACGCCAACGGATCTTGATTATTGGGCTGGCCTGTCTCTGCGCGGTCGCCGGCATGGTGGCCTTCCAGTCCATTCCCATCGACGCCTATCCCGACGTCACCAACGTGCAGGTGCAGGTGCTGACGGACGCGCCGGGCCTGTCCCCGGTCGAAGTCGAACGGTTCATTACCTATCCCATCGAACTTCAGATGACCGGGTTGCCGGGGTTGATGGAAATCCGCTCGCTCTCGAAGTTCGCGCTCTCACAGGTGACGGTGGTCTTCGAAGACGATGTGGATGTGTATTTCGCCCGCCAGTTGGTGCTGGAGCGGATGATGGCGGTCAAGGAGCGGCTTCCGACCGGGATCGATCCGGTCATGGCGCCGGTGACGACCGGGCTGGGCGAGATCTATCAGTATTATCTCGAGGGACCGCATGGCGCGGCGGACGATCCGGCCCTGGTCGAAACGGAGCTGACGAATCAGCGGACGCTGCAGGATTGGGTGCTCCGTCCTCTGCTCAAGGGCGTGCCGGGCGTGATCGACGTGAATGGGCTGGGCGGGTTTGTGAAGCAGTTTCAGGTGCTGGTCGATCCCGCCAAGTTGCGGAAGTACGGACTCACCCTGCACGAGGTCTATGAGTCCGTGGAAAAGAACAATGCCAATGCCGGCGGCAACGTCTTGGAGCGGCATGCGGAGCGCGCCATCGTCCGCGGGTTGGGGCTCATCAAGGCGGTCCCGGACATCGAGAGCATCATCGTCAAGGAAGCGGGCGGCACCCCGGTGTTCGTCCGCGATGTGGCGGAGGTGCGCATCGGACATGCGGTTCGTCACGGGGCTGCGGTGCTGAACGGCGAGCGGGAGGTGGTGACCGGCACGGTGTTGATGTTGCGCGGGGGAAACGCGCGGGAAGTCGTCCAGGCGGTGAAGCGCAGGGTGGAGTCGATCCGGCAGAACGCGCTGCTGCCGGAGGGCCTGACGATCGTGCCGTTCTACGACCGCATCGAACTCGTGACGGCGGCCATCAATACGGTGCGTGACGCGTTGATCGAGGGAATCGTTCTGGTGACCTTGGTGTTTTTCCTGTTCCTCGGCCATGTGCGCAGCGCCATCGTGGTCACGGCATCGCTGTTGGTGACGCCCTTGATCACCTTCCTGGTCATGCAGCGGGTGGGGCTCACCGCCAACCTCATGACGCTGGGCGGGCTGGCGATCGGGATCGGTGAAATTGCCGACGGTTCGTTGGTCGTGGTGGAAAACATCTATCGCCATCTGTCCGAGAATCGGATCCAGCAACGATCCCGCCTCGAAGTGATTCGACGGGCGACGAGCGAAGTGGGGCGGCCCATCCTGTTCGGCATCCTCATCATCAGCGTCGTGTTCCTGCCCTTGATGACCCTGCACGGCATGGAGGGGAAAATGTTCGCCCCCCTGGCCTATGCGCTGGTGATCTCGCTGCTGGTGTCGGTCGTCGTGACCTTGACCCTCTCGCCGGTGCTCGCATCGCTGGTGTTGCGCGGCGACCATCCCGAAGAGACCAGACTCACCAGTTGGATGAAGGCGCGCTACCAGCCGGTGCTGCGATGGACGCTTTCCCATCCTCTGGCGGTGCTGGCGGGATCGACGGCCGTCGTGCTGGTGAGCCTGATGCTCCTGCCGTTCGTGGGACGGGAATTCATTCCCATCCTGGAGGAAGGGGCGTTGACGCCCCAGATCGTGCGGCTGCCGAGCGTGTCGTTGCAGGAGTCGATCGACATCGAGAAACAGACCCACAGGGCCATGCTGGAGTTTCCGGAAGTGCGACTCGCGGTGAGCAAGATCGGGCGGCCCGATATCGCCGTCGGCCCGGAGGAACCGAACGAGAGTGACCCGATCGTCACGCTGAAACCGCGCGACACCTGGACCACCGCACACAGCCAATCCGGCCTCGTCGATGCCATCAGGAGGCGATTGGCTGAGATCCCCGGCATTTCCGTCCTCATGAGCCAGCCGATTCAAGAACGGGTGGATGAGCTGATTTCCGGGATCCGGACGGAATGCGCCGTCAAACTGTTCGGCGACGACCTGGAGCTGCTGTCTCAGCATGCGGAGGCGATCGCGGACCTGATGCGGACCGTCGAGGGGGTGAAAGACGTCAAGGTCGAACAGGTGGCGGGCCAGCCCTACCTGACCCTCGACATCGACCGGCAGAAAATCGCCCGATATGGAATCAACGTGTCGGATGTGCAGGAGATCATCACGACCGCGGTGGGCGGCAAGCCTGCGACGCAGGTGTACGAAGGCGAGCGCCGGTTTCAGTTGATCCTCCGGTTTCCGGAGCGCTCGCGCAACAGCATCGGGGCCATCGGGGACATCCGGGTGCGCTCGGCGTCCGGCGCGCCGATCCCGTTGAGCGAACTGGCTGCCATCGACATGCGGGAAGGTCCGGCGCGCATCAGCCGCGAGCAGGCGAAGCGCCGCATCTATATCGGTTTCAACGTGGTGGGGCGGGACATCGGCAGCGTGGTCGACGAAGGCCGGAGGAAACTGGCTGAACGGATTCGCCTGCCGCAAGGGTACACGGTGACCTGGGGTGGAGCCTTTGAAAATATGGAACGGGCTAATGCGCGGCTGATGTTCGTGGTGCCGGTCACGCTCGGGTTGGTGTTTTTTCTGTTGTTTTGGGCGTTTCATTCCCTGCGGTACGCGACCTTGATCATGTTGAATTTGCCGTTCGCCTTGATCGGCGGGGTGTTGTCCCTATGGCTCAGCGGCCAGTACCTGAGTGTTCCGGCCTCCATCGGTTTCATCGAGTTGTTCGGGTTGGCCGTGGGGAACGGCATCGTGCTCGTGTCGTACATCAATCAGTTGCGAAACGGAGGCCTGCACACGGAGGCGGCGATCATGACTGGCTGCCTGTTGCGGCTTCGTCCCGTGATCATGACCATGATGACCACATTGCTCGGCCTGTTGCCGCTGGCGTTGGCTCAAGGGATCGGCGCAGAGGTACAGCGGCCGCTGGCCACGGTCGTCGTAGGCGGCCTGTTCACCTCGACTACGTTGACGTTGGTGGTGCTCCCGGCCCTGTATCGGAGTTTTGCCGAGCCGGAGATGGTGGAGGAGCATGCACCGGAGTGGGTGTGA